The nucleotide sequence AGGAAGTCTATGTTATTATAATTGAGTATTTATATCTTTCCTTTCCCCGTTTGTGTCCTCTTGTGGATTGAATATGGAACTGTTTTGTTTCACATTGAGATGGGTTGTGACAATGCAGTGAAATAGACTAATTAGTATATACTTTTtcgccaaaaaaaaaaaaaaaagcttatccTAGATCCATTGAGTTTTCCACTTTATTACTTTCTAATATatacacaaattcatcactTTCTTTTCAGATTATTACTAGTTAATCAAGCTACTGTGCGATAATTATGCACAAGATGCCCTTTTGTCATTTCTTTTCTGCTCTTTTATAAATGAGCCCCGGTGGGTTTCATCCAAAGGGTGTTTTATTTGACCAGCTGAAATGATTGAGGCCTTTTCTTGTACTGGTATCTATCGTAGTTCATTGTTTGTCTGATATTGCCTACGCTTTTAGATGCACTATGCAGACTACTGCTGATTCACAACCATCATCAGTTGCGGACTTAAGGATGTCATATTGAACGGTCGGGATTGGTTATGATCCTTAGTGATGATAGAGTGTAGCTAATAGCTTATATGCAatgaaaacatattttgttcaCTTCTTTAATGAACAATTACATTATAGAATTATTGGGGGATATAAGATTGGTTAGGTGATTGAGGCGAGGGAGTTAAAGGAGTGAAGTGATTTagaagttgagggtttgatctCTTCAACAAAATACAACCAATACTAACATTTTCCGTTTAAtaataaacaataacaaattaCCGATGTTAACTAAAAGCTTAATTTACCAgtcaaatatcaaatattgAGAGCTATACTTATTTATTCCCATCTAGTTTTTCTATTTTACAAGGGTAGTAAGAAAATAATGTCGAGGAATGTTGATGAATCCTTAATATGTCGGTGGTTCTTTCACTATCGAGTTGGGGCTATTTCATTTTATCTTGGCCTCCCAATAGAAGCAAATTCTATCCTATGAGTATGTCAACTTGGCTTTGTTATGCTTGGTGATTGAATTCTCCTCATTAATTTGGCGCTTGCTAGTATTCCTATTTTCTATCTATCTTATTTGAAAATGCTGATTAAGGTGTAGAAAATGGTTGCTGAATTTCAAAGAATGTTTGCTTTGGGGTGGTTCCTCGAGTTGGTCTAAAATTGCTTAAGTGGTCATGTGTGTAGGTCTAAAATAGGAGCAATTCTTAGATGGGCACAAAcccaaatcaaatttatttgggCGCACacacaaatgtaaaaaatttaaagagaaaGTATTTAGTCACATCATTTAAATCTATtctcttttacattttttcatttgtgaATGTGTGtccaaataaatttgatttgagtTTGTGTTCAAGATAGAATTTCTCCTAAAATAGAGGGAGAATTATGGGTGAAAGATCTTATACTTCTTAACATAAGTTTTCTTTTTAGATGGTGCATGGCAAGGTACCTTGTCCCTCAAAAAGGTATtttcaaggttttttttttttttgcaatgtcCCAACATGATTAGGGTGTGTGGAAGTGGAATCTCTCTCGGTGGAGGGAATTTGTGCGAGAAGAGTCTATCTTCAGTCGCTCTATCTTTTGCAGAGAAGAGATATATTTGCCGTTAATGATTTGTTGTCGGAAGGAAACTAGGAGAAATTTATTCTAAAGGAGGGTAGTTGATGATAATATCGATATCCATGTGTTCTCTAATTCTGAGTTAAGGAAAGTGAATTACACTTAATTATTAAGTGTAAGATCTTAGTGTGGTATGAGGTTTGTAGATGGTTTGGGGGTGGTGATTGATATGCAGGGGAATATCCATTTGTTTTGGGTTTTTGTTACTTATTGgaaaaaatgggaaaaaatgGATGGAGTTGGCTCTAATTTGACAATTTGGGTTGTTAGAGGGTGATGTTCTCGACTTGGGCCATGATTTCTCACAAACAGTTGACCACATTAAGGTGCAATCTTGAAAATGACTGGTACATTGGTGGCCAGTAGATGCACACTTCTCCTTGGGGCTTATGTTTATAGTTGACCTCTTTATCTTTCTATCCTCTTCTTGATTGATTATGAAAATATTCTTGTGGCATTTTATactacttcaaaaaatattatatcctTCTTTCctacttcaaaaaataacaaatgtaGGTTACATTTtcttgtaaagaaaaaaataaccaGCATTTTTAGTTGAGCGTGGCACTTAAGTCTCATGGTCATGGATACACATAGATGATCGAAAATTGGTGTACCTAATTTCAACACAACCACCACACTTAAATTATTAACGGAAAATCACAAATGTTCAAATATTACCAAGGAATCAACTCATACACGATTTCACTAAcgagtaataaaaataaaatttgaggtGAGCAGATTATGAAACTATTCCTTTGGCGTACCTTTTATTTTACTCGCATTTTATTCCTATTTTGGTagatattcaaattattttgaggaaaaaatGGTCATTTTTCTCACCATTTGCCAATATGGTTAACCATTTTGTTGGAGGTTCGATCTTTGGCCAATATATATGGAAAAACATATGTTAGGAAATATCAACCCTTAAATGAATCTCACTTGCTTTGAAGAATTAGTCTTCGCATTTGCGCATaggataattatttatttttaaaaggccATTGGTGCAAGAAGGGAAACATAACCACAAAATGAACTTTAACTAATATGGGCATGAGGGGGCATACAACATCATTAAAGAATAAGGCTGTGAGACCCTTGAGAGCAACTAAAAACTATAATATAAGACAGTAATTTGTTAACGACCTATCAGTCTCTGTCCATCCAAGGATAGGGAATGTGAGGGAAGTCCATAAGGGTAGGAACAGAATCTTACTAGTTGAGTGATGATGggtttaagtaaaaaaaataaaatctggaaaATGTCAAAGTAAACTTAATCTCAGAAAATCTGACAGGATCCATTGCAGTAAACACGGCTTCTTTAGACAGAGGTCATAAACAATAGACTGTCAGCATTTGTATGAATCCAACAGCTGACCTCTAGCTGCAGATGATTGATAGGGACTCCAAGGAAACTCCACCCTTAAGGAAGGTTGGGTACAACTTTGACCCAAAGCTTGAtagagatgaaaataaaatgtgaaattattttgGCATATTACATCTTAAACAAACTTATAAACACTTCAGTATGAAATCTCTCCCAGATAATAATGGCGGATCATAGAATTGTGCATTTATGTGGCACTCATAAGCCaccacaaaaaatgaaaaagatattCTAACTGAAAATAACCAAAGTAAATAGAGACAAGTTGTACATTGACTTAAAATTACTCCTCTCAAAATAATATACTATATTCATCAGTGAAGCATTCTTACATGTCCACAAAATGGATTAATTAGCCATGTCGTGACCACTTCTTTTCTTCTACATAAAGAGAATGTCAGAGAGAGTTCTGAGCATGTATAACACTGAATCTCAAAAAATAACTAACATTAAGATAGACACTGTACATAATACTGCTAATCaaaaccacatttttttttgacatttgcATCAACTTAGTACCAAGTGGAATTAATAGAGGGATTCTAATAGCATATAGCCTCGCCATCACCTAGGTTTTCTTTTCACAACTATTCCTTCAAGAATCCCATCAGTACCAAAATTACCTGAGAATTGATGAGGATCTACAGGGCCTGGTAGCTGAAATGTGATTGAGAATTGGCCTGCTGGGCAGAGGTTTTGAGTTTGCATTTCAAATACCTGAGTGCGCATTGATACAGTCTTCTCTCCTGTTGTGGTTATTCCCTGAATAAATACTTTGCCATCTGTGTCAACCTCGCAGCTGAATTCCTCTGCAATCATAAATTCAAAGTTCATTGATTTAACATATTAAGATCTCTTTAACACACTATGCTGCTGCAGAAGTGATTGAAAGACTTGCCAAcccatcataacaacataatgtTTAACGATGATCAAGATCTGGTTATAGTACTCAGAACCATTGTACATTGCCAAAACATCAAACAACAGATGCAATTGCCTTCTTTCCTTGTTTctttgttagttttaattctttttctccttttccaATTTTGTAGTGTAAGGGCATGCCATAAGGAGAAATATCAAATCAACATAGTTGTCATTTGAAGTCATATGGCCACATCATCGTATACATAGAATATACAAACCTTTTCAGCTTtagataattttatttcattaacataATTCTCAAAGCAGTGTAATGTAGAACCCAAACATGAACTAGACATTCCTAAAATAGAGGCACTTATAGCATAGAAGATTAGAACATAGAACTAAATAAATAGCAATCAAGTGACTTAATAAGATTTAAAAAGAAACTTACTATCATCCCTCTTCACACCAGGGAGAGACATACGAAATAGGTAAGAGTCTTCACACTCTCCAATGTCCACAAGTCCCATAATGGGACCAATCTGCCCCATAGCCGCACTTCCTGTCAATGCAAAACCACTGTTGGTAGCAGCCACAATGTTAGACCATTCCTTCTTAGTAGGACGAGAAGGAAGGAATAACGCAGCCGGAGCACCAACTTTAACAGAATCACCTTCACCATCAAGACCCATACCACCATTAAACGGCACACAGCTAATAGGGGTCACAGCATGGGCATGTGGCAGTTGGTACTTAAGATCAGAAAAATCATCACTTTCAGTCACTTTTCGAGAACTAGTTTTCCTACTAGAAGATTGAAGCTCAGGCAAAGGCAAtgggataatttttttatgctcAACCTTCACAACTGACTTATTACGCAAACCACTACCATCCATACAATTATATAATCTAGCAACATCTTTGTCCACAACAAAATCCTCCAATCCACTCAATCTCTTGAACCTTTCAATATCCTCTTGACTGAAGAAAAACACTTCCGGGTTATCAATAAACACAATATTTTCAATGATCTTAAACCTATTACCTTTGAACATAGACTGAGGGTGTAATTCAAGTGGGAACAAATCAGTAAACTGAGGGTAATTGCAATTGGAGGAACCTTCCAGCCCTTGAATGAACCGGCGCAAAAAGGTTAACTTTACCGTTAATGATTTATCAACATTCCTAAGTATATAATAGTAAATTCGTTCCAATTCAGATACTTTCATATAAGAATTTGTTAATTGCTCACGTGTGTATGAAGGTAATCCTTCAGCTACTATCTGTAACACTGATTTTTTGTCACCATTGATATCAGGACCAAAGTACGTTCCCATAATGAAGTAAAGGAGAAAACATTGATCATCATTAAGGTTATTGGAATTTAGGTTTTTGGGTTTGGGTTCTAATAGTGCTAAGGTTGTTTGATATTGGTTAGGTTGTTCCATTCTATTTTGAGACTTAGACATGTCACACTAAAACCATGATTCTgcaagaaaaataatgaaaatgaatgaaatagTAATGTAAATGgaaatattgaattaaattgAAGGTATATGGTGTTTGTTTAGAGTTGAAGAAATTAAGTAACAGTGACATTGTTGAAGAGTGGCGAAAAAATAGGAACGGAAGAGTGTAGAGAGAGAGATACTTACATGTGATGTGAGGTTTGAAGAATTATGAATCGCATGCATGCAGTGAGAATTAAGAATGAGAAATTAGAGAAGCTGTTTGGCTCCGAACAGGGGATTTGTGAAGGTGAAATAGAGCACCGTCTGGTAGTGTTAATGGTATGTTGGTGATGCTATGAGGCTTACCTTGGGCTTCGGAGCTATTGGGCTATGATACAAAGCGTGCGTTACATTTACATAGAAAGAGAGTaagactttttttcttttgaaatagaAAAAGAGTAAGACTTGTGATACATCATCTTAGTTAATGGTATTTCTTAATTGCCAAAGGGGATAATTAAATCaagtatttttgtcaatttcgTCTACGAACTATCAATCTCTAACCAAGATCCTGATTCGAATTCAGCCTTGGGCATACAGTagcgttaaaactcttagggagTGTCTGCCGCCCATTTGGGTTCCACAATGCTCGAGGGATTAGTCTCTGCAGTTGCACGCGGAGGATACCCGGTTTACACCCAAAAATATCTCTAATCAATTTAATCTCTAAActgaaaatatatatgaatgtaAGGACTACAttgacattttataatatagggtctatttagtatatttttatagtttagAGACTACATTGAAGAGAGAGCGGTAGTTTAGGGCTTAAATTGatggtttgttaaaaaaacatgcATAAACTTATTTATCATGAAATATTCTTTATTATTGATCTTGAGAAGACTCGTTGACGACAAAGGGAGCGGCTGAGATGCAGTGAAAGACGACTTTGATTCACCAGAGGGGGTGATGTATCTGTAAGGACTCTAATGCTCAATCGAGTAAGGGTTTGAGAAATTTAAAAGGTTCAAATGAGTGAGGTAGCAACAAAAGACGGCGTGGACCGAGCTCAAAGACCTAAAATGGTTAGGCGGTTGCAACAAAAGCAATGCAAACCATGTATCACCGTATGACGGAGATCAAAGGGTCCTGATTTGGCCATGGAATGCTGGTGTAGGCTTGAGCGGTCTCTTGAGCGGAGGTCGTCTATTTCGGCCTAATTAGTAATCAGATTGGGTCTTTGTCCAGTCCAGAACACTTATGCAATATATAACTAGCAATGAGTTTGGGTCCTTCAGAATGGACTAGACCTCCGACAACATAGCAAGCCAAAGTTCAAATCTCAGTTGAGAGAGGTACCCATATTTAGTATCAAACACGCCTCAAATGAATGAAACATATgagaaacccaaaaaaaaaaaatgttcccaGGTCTTTAAGTTATTACATACCAACATTTGTCGTTAAAAAAATCAGGTATGCAGAGATAATAATAGCAAAAGTTAAATCTAAATAACAATGTAAAAGCAATTTTGTGGGATACCGGAACATGGGGAGATTTTCTCACACCAACATCTTTCTCAATTTGCTCCGAATCACACCTTTAGCTATTTGACAATGTAGTATATTGTTGGTCTAACGATTTTATTCCTCTTGTAGGAAATCACCCCAATTTATTCTCATCTGCATTTGATGATGAAATCACCCATAACTCATCAATTTTCTTCTCTCAAAAAGGTTCAAACTCGTGTTTTTCTCTTCTCAACCATTGTTCTCTTCTACAGGTTAACATGATACTAACATCTAAGCCTTAATTTAACTTTATGCCAAGTTTTGTTGTGTATCAACCCTCCGGTTTCTAGCGGAAATGAGCCCCCTAATCAAATCAAACCGAATGATACGTCCTTCGTaaaactcattaaccacttgagcttTTTCCTTTATACACAAGCATACAGTATCAAACTTCGTCTCATTAATTAAGCAAACTTGTCAGTAATGTATCTGATGCAATAATTAATAAGGATGATATTACTCTGAATCTATTGATCAGAAAAAAATGCTACTATGAAATCTACAAGCAGGTCACTAATGTTGCTCAAGGAGGATTTATTCTTAATAGTGACCACTAAACAGGCCTAGCATTAGCAACATTGTAGTTTTACACTTTGCTAACACATTGAGAACAATGTTGCATCAATTTTAAATCACCATCATTCAGTAATACACAATGGAGTAtacaagaatcaacaattaCACAGAACAATCTTTCAAGAGTGATTGAATTGAATCAAACAATAGTGGtgtagtaaaaaaaacaaaataaccatGGCTCTCATTTTGATACTTTccattttctatttctattcTTCAATGCAATTTGTGCAACAGGAGAACAAGTCCTAAACTTCTCAACCCAAAATTTCACATCCTCTTTTCCCAATCTGAAACTCATCATCAAAACAGCCCCcaagaaaaaccctaaaaaccaaTCCTTTATGACTTTATTTCTTAACAATGAAATTGAAGAAAccccaacaaaacaaaagaacaatGACTTCAGAAACAGGTCCAATTCTGAAACCCTAAACGCCCAGAAACCCGCAACACATATCAACACAAACAATGGCAACAAAAACATCTGCTCATTCCTCCTCTTGCTcgatttgtttgttttcctaCTCCAGCCACTGATGAGACGGTTCACAATCCGATGTTCATTCGAATTGGTTTGTGCGATTTCGCGGACGAGGGAATTAAAGGGTTCTGGCAAGATCTTGAGATTGAATGCGAGTGTGGAAACTAGTTGAAGCAATTTTCGATTCGACGATAGGGGCCATTGTGGTCTTCTAGCGCAGACGATTTGTAGGTTTGTTAGAGTTTGATGGGATTGCGAAATGGCGACGGATTTGGGTTTGAGGAGatgaaaattgatgttgaatttgGAGATTGGAATTGGAAGAGTGTGATTTGGAATTGAATGAAGGGATTGGGTTGTGGAAATGCAGGGTTTCAGTTTCGCCATTGTTTGCTTGTGTTGTGCTTTGTGACCGTTAGCTAGAGCAAGAAGAAATCaagaaaggtgtttgcttttaCACATTCATTATTTAATCCCATATACTTTTTTGAATTTGGATTCTACTTGTTGTTGGTTGACAATGACATACATGGTTCTTGGCCGTCCGATATGGAtcaatgtataaattatttaattgtgtAAAATTCACTATGTAATCTCAACCGTTTGATCTTAAATTAATGATGAAGTAAATGCAgcatattttgattttgctaATTTAAACTGAGAAATCTCAACCATTTGATCTCAATCTCTGTTGATTGATTGTGACATTTGGATATCAAATATCCTAACAAAATAATATGACACTAATGAAACAAGTATGTCAAGACCAACAAGAGATTAGAACATATCTCAAACCAAAATTTTAAGGCATGAATATGAGTTGTTTCTCTTCTAAATCTAACATTTAAGTCATTCATAGTTAATCACTCATGCTTGAACTAAAACACTAACCAGGATTACTCTTAAGAAATAACAAGGCAAAATAGTTGGCACTTTGTGTCTTTTCCAATTTCTTTCACCATCCAAACACAGATTATGCATTTAAGCAAATAATGGAatcttttttagtaaaaaatttattgCAACAGAAAGTTTCCTGACCACAAAATCATATGGCTAGAATCAGTTTTGATTAGCAAGGTGGGATGAGTTATTACTTTGGTACAACTTTGGAAACACCTTAATTGATGAAGGCGATCTGGTTGGAAATGCGTGGTACTACCACTATGTGGATGAGAAAGAATGTAA is from Medicago truncatula cultivar Jemalong A17 chromosome 1, MtrunA17r5.0-ANR, whole genome shotgun sequence and encodes:
- the LOC11410748 gene encoding increased DNA methylation 2, with the translated sequence MSKSQNRMEQPNQYQTTLALLEPKPKNLNSNNLNDDQCFLLYFIMGTYFGPDINGDKKSVLQIVAEGLPSYTREQLTNSYMKVSELERIYYYILRNVDKSLTVKLTFLRRFIQGLEGSSNCNYPQFTDLFPLELHPQSMFKGNRFKIIENIVFIDNPEVFFFSQEDIERFKRLSGLEDFVVDKDVARLYNCMDGSGLRNKSVVKVEHKKIIPLPLPELQSSSRKTSSRKVTESDDFSDLKYQLPHAHAVTPISCVPFNGGMGLDGEGDSVKVGAPAALFLPSRPTKKEWSNIVAATNSGFALTGSAAMGQIGPIMGLVDIGECEDSYLFRMSLPGVKRDDKEFSCEVDTDGKVFIQGITTTGEKTVSMRTQVFEMQTQNLCPAGQFSITFQLPGPVDPHQFSGNFGTDGILEGIVVKRKPR